The following are from one region of the Chromobacterium phragmitis genome:
- a CDS encoding YebC/PmpR family DNA-binding transcriptional regulator: MAGHSKWANIQHRKGRQDAKRGKIFTRLIKEITVAAKMGGGDVNMNPRLRLAVDKAKAESMPKDNIENAIKRGTGQLDGVDYVECRYEGYGIAGAAVMVDCLTDNKTRTVADVRHAFSKYGGNMGTDGCVSFQFKHCGYLVFAPGVDEDALMEAALEAGAEDVVSNDDGSIEVVTGPYEFSDVKDALEAKGFKSEMGEVTMRAENETELSGDDAARMQKLLDALEDLDDVQDVYTSAIIGE, encoded by the coding sequence ATGGCAGGTCACAGCAAATGGGCTAACATCCAGCACCGCAAAGGTCGCCAGGATGCCAAACGTGGCAAGATCTTCACCCGCCTGATCAAGGAAATCACCGTCGCGGCCAAGATGGGCGGCGGCGACGTCAACATGAACCCGCGCCTGCGGTTGGCGGTGGACAAGGCCAAGGCCGAGTCCATGCCCAAGGACAATATCGAAAACGCGATCAAGCGCGGCACCGGCCAGCTGGATGGCGTAGATTACGTGGAGTGCCGCTACGAAGGCTACGGCATCGCCGGCGCGGCGGTGATGGTGGACTGCCTGACCGACAACAAGACCCGCACCGTGGCCGATGTGCGCCATGCCTTCTCCAAGTACGGCGGCAATATGGGCACCGACGGCTGCGTCTCCTTCCAGTTCAAGCATTGCGGCTATCTGGTGTTCGCGCCCGGCGTGGACGAGGATGCGCTGATGGAGGCTGCGCTGGAAGCCGGCGCGGAGGACGTGGTCAGCAACGACGACGGCTCCATCGAAGTCGTCACCGGGCCGTATGAGTTCTCCGACGTCAAGGACGCGCTGGAGGCCAAGGGCTTCAAGTCCGAGATGGGCGAAGTGACCATGCGCGCCGAGAACGAGACCGAGCTGTCCGGCGACGATGCCGCCCGCATGCAGAAGCTGCTGGACGCACTGGAAGACCTGGATGACGTGCAGGACGTGTACACCTCCGCCATCATCGGCGAGTGA
- the fliR gene encoding flagellar biosynthetic protein FliR, which produces MQAISDIQINAWVSVFAWPFARIVGLFLTEPVFAYRGVPRRVKAAFALMLTVMLAPLLPPLPAVPLVSAEGIAILVQQLLIGLAMGFVMRIVISAVELAGFIIGAQTGLGFAMFYDPVHAAQVPVLSQMLSLFTFFLFLAFDGHHVVLGALAHSFQVLPIGMPMPAQGIKTLVLWSGHLIEWGVWLAMPIIGALLITNLAIGVMTRAAPQFNIFSFGFPLTIMIGFGVLYMTLPMMIPVIESMYQAGFDMMLRMLQAK; this is translated from the coding sequence ATGCAGGCGATTAGCGACATCCAGATCAACGCCTGGGTCAGCGTCTTCGCCTGGCCCTTCGCGCGCATCGTCGGCCTGTTCCTGACCGAGCCGGTGTTCGCCTATCGCGGCGTGCCCCGCCGCGTAAAGGCGGCTTTCGCGTTGATGCTCACAGTGATGTTGGCGCCGCTGCTGCCGCCCTTGCCGGCGGTGCCGTTGGTATCGGCCGAGGGCATCGCCATTCTGGTGCAGCAGTTGCTGATCGGCCTGGCGATGGGTTTCGTGATGCGCATCGTGATCAGCGCGGTGGAGCTGGCGGGCTTCATTATCGGCGCGCAGACCGGCTTGGGTTTCGCCATGTTCTACGATCCGGTGCACGCGGCCCAGGTGCCGGTGCTGTCGCAGATGCTGTCGCTGTTCACCTTCTTCTTGTTTCTTGCCTTCGATGGCCACCACGTGGTGCTGGGCGCGCTGGCGCACAGTTTTCAGGTGTTGCCGATAGGCATGCCGATGCCGGCGCAGGGCATCAAGACGTTGGTGTTGTGGAGCGGCCATTTGATTGAGTGGGGCGTGTGGCTGGCGATGCCCATCATCGGCGCGTTGCTGATCACCAACCTGGCCATCGGCGTGATGACCCGCGCGGCGCCGCAATTCAACATCTTCTCCTTCGGCTTCCCGCTCACCATCATGATCGGCTTCGGCGTGCTGTACATGACGCTGCCGATGATGATCCCGGTGATAGAAAGCATGTATCAGGCCGGCTTCGACATGATGCTGCGCATGCTGCAAGCCAAGTAG
- the fliQ gene encoding flagellar biosynthesis protein FliQ has product MSPELVISIVQNALYVLIIVSAPVLLTSLLVGLLISILQAATQINEMTLTFIPKLLSMFLVLVLAGPWMLNTLIEYTTRLFQSIPNVIG; this is encoded by the coding sequence ATGAGTCCGGAATTGGTCATCAGCATCGTACAGAACGCCTTGTACGTGCTGATCATCGTGTCGGCGCCGGTATTGCTGACGTCGCTGCTGGTGGGCTTGCTGATCAGCATCTTGCAGGCGGCCACCCAGATCAACGAAATGACGCTGACTTTCATCCCCAAGCTGTTGTCTATGTTTCTGGTGCTGGTGCTGGCCGGCCCCTGGATGCTGAACACGCTGATCGAGTACACCACGCGCTTGTTCCAAAGCATACCCAACGTGATCGGCTGA
- a CDS encoding GNAT family N-acetyltransferase gives MSARLEALSPEDLPACFSLFRESVLALAGGAYTMAQCEAWAPPRAWDGDVERAWLARLAGAWSCKAVASDGRLAGFAWLKLDGEFDMLFVAPWAGRQGLGGRMVALLEAQASACGVTALHAWASHASRPVFERAGYVLLRANRIERAGVEIDNCLLAKGGWREEGA, from the coding sequence ATGAGCGCGCGTCTGGAGGCTTTGTCGCCGGAGGATCTGCCTGCCTGTTTCAGCCTGTTCCGCGAAAGCGTTCTCGCTTTGGCGGGCGGGGCGTACACGATGGCGCAGTGCGAAGCCTGGGCGCCGCCGCGCGCCTGGGACGGGGATGTGGAGCGGGCATGGCTGGCTCGCCTGGCCGGCGCGTGGTCGTGCAAGGCCGTGGCGAGCGACGGCCGGCTGGCCGGTTTCGCTTGGCTGAAACTCGATGGCGAGTTCGACATGTTGTTTGTCGCGCCCTGGGCGGGTCGGCAAGGGCTGGGCGGCCGGATGGTGGCGCTGTTGGAGGCGCAAGCGTCGGCCTGCGGCGTGACGGCCTTGCATGCCTGGGCAAGCCATGCGTCGCGGCCGGTTTTCGAACGGGCCGGCTACGTCCTGCTGCGCGCCAACCGGATCGAGCGGGCTGGCGTGGAAATCGACAATTGCTTGCTGGCCAAGGGCGGCTGGCGGGAGGAGGGCGCATGA
- the fliP gene encoding flagellar type III secretion system pore protein FliP (The bacterial flagellar biogenesis protein FliP forms a type III secretion system (T3SS)-type pore required for flagellar assembly.), with the protein MKKKMMSALLSGGALLMPLLADAAGGLPLMTSTPAAGGGQSYSLSLQMLLFMTSLTFIPAMMLMMTAFTRIIIVLSLLRQALGTTQSPPNQVIVGLALFLTLFVMGPTFDQVYNKAWVPFSDDKISFNQALDEGSKPMKAFMLRQTREKDLAFFIEISQSPKPQSKEDVSMKTLIPAFAISELKTAFQIGFMVFIPFMIIDLVVASILMAMGMMMVSPVTISLPFKMMLFVLVDGWTLLMGSLVQSFYTG; encoded by the coding sequence ATGAAGAAAAAGATGATGAGCGCCCTGCTGTCAGGCGGGGCGTTGCTGATGCCGCTGCTGGCGGACGCCGCGGGGGGGCTGCCGCTGATGACCAGCACGCCAGCGGCCGGCGGCGGGCAAAGCTATTCGCTCAGCCTGCAGATGTTGCTGTTCATGACGTCGCTCACTTTCATCCCGGCGATGATGTTGATGATGACGGCATTCACCCGCATCATAATTGTGCTGTCGCTGCTCAGGCAGGCGCTGGGCACGACGCAGTCGCCGCCCAATCAGGTGATCGTGGGATTGGCGTTGTTTTTGACGCTGTTCGTGATGGGGCCGACTTTCGACCAAGTCTACAACAAGGCCTGGGTGCCCTTTTCCGACGACAAGATCAGCTTCAACCAGGCCCTGGATGAAGGCAGCAAGCCGATGAAGGCCTTCATGCTGCGCCAGACGCGGGAGAAGGATCTGGCTTTCTTCATCGAGATCTCGCAGTCGCCGAAGCCGCAGAGCAAGGAAGACGTGTCGATGAAGACCCTGATTCCCGCTTTCGCCATCAGCGAGCTGAAAACCGCGTTCCAAATCGGCTTCATGGTGTTCATCCCCTTCATGATCATCGATCTCGTCGTCGCCAGCATCCTGATGGCGATGGGCATGATGATGGTGTCGCCGGTGACCATCTCCTTGCCGTTCAAAATGATGTTGTTCGTATTGGTGGATGGTTGGACCTTGTTGATGGGCTCGCTGGTGCAGAGCTTCTACACAGGATGA
- the fliO gene encoding flagellar biosynthetic protein FliO, with translation MASSPLWAAAAPVPAAAPSPFASLVQVILGLAVVLGAIVGVAWLFKRLSGGVLGGAGRVRVVGGTMVGQKERVVIVELEGEWLVLGVTPQQVNLLSKMPRPEDADAEPSLPADPFARWLKAALDKSRAAQQRRQDK, from the coding sequence ATGGCTTCTTCGCCGCTATGGGCGGCAGCCGCGCCGGTGCCGGCTGCCGCGCCGTCACCATTCGCCAGCTTGGTGCAGGTGATCCTGGGGCTGGCGGTGGTGCTGGGCGCCATCGTCGGCGTGGCATGGCTGTTCAAACGTTTGTCCGGCGGGGTGCTGGGCGGAGCGGGGCGGGTCCGTGTCGTCGGCGGCACCATGGTCGGTCAGAAGGAGCGCGTGGTGATCGTCGAGTTGGAGGGCGAATGGCTAGTGCTAGGGGTGACCCCGCAGCAGGTCAATCTGCTCAGCAAGATGCCGCGGCCGGAAGACGCCGACGCGGAGCCGTCGCTGCCGGCCGATCCCTTCGCGCGCTGGCTGAAGGCCGCGCTGGACAAGAGCCGCGCGGCGCAGCAGCGGCGGCAGGACAAATGA
- the fliN gene encoding flagellar motor switch protein FliN produces the protein MSEEELQGGAAGAEEEVSMDDWAAAMAEQEVVDSAQTAESEATPAQGLFQEIGAGAISGGPPNLDMILDIPVQLTVELGRTKIAIRNLLQLAQGSVVELDGMAGEPMDVLVNGCLIAQGEVVVVNDKFGIRLTDIITPAERIRRLQK, from the coding sequence ATGAGCGAAGAAGAGCTGCAGGGCGGCGCGGCCGGCGCCGAAGAGGAAGTGTCGATGGACGACTGGGCCGCCGCGATGGCGGAACAGGAAGTGGTGGACAGCGCGCAGACGGCTGAGTCCGAGGCTACGCCCGCCCAGGGCCTGTTTCAGGAGATCGGCGCGGGCGCGATCTCTGGCGGGCCGCCGAATCTGGACATGATTCTGGACATTCCGGTCCAGTTGACCGTGGAATTGGGAAGAACCAAGATCGCCATCCGCAACCTGCTGCAGTTGGCCCAGGGGTCGGTGGTGGAGCTGGACGGCATGGCCGGCGAACCGATGGATGTGCTGGTCAACGGCTGCCTGATCGCGCAGGGCGAAGTGGTGGTGGTCAACGACAAGTTCGGCATCCGCCTCACCGACATCATCACGCCGGCCGAACGGATACGGCGATTGCAGAAATAA
- the fliM gene encoding flagellar motor switch protein FliM has protein sequence MGDDILSQEEVDALLRGVSGEDEDEEGGQDGQGVRGYDIGRQERIVRGRMPTLEIINERFARNLRIGLFNFLRRNAEISVGPVRVQKYSEFIRNLVVPTNLNLVHVKPMRGTGLLIFDPDLVFLIVDNLFGSDGRYHVRVEGRDFTPTEQRIIHRLLEVVFTECQKAWEPVYPIEFVYLRSEMNTQFANIATPTEVVVAMTFHIELGAGGGDFHICLPYSMVEPIRDLLSSTMQADRTEVDNRWVNLMTHQVQAAEVELVASLAHAKVTLGQILNLKNGDVVMIDIPERVEADVSGIPVFEASYGTVQGRYALKVEKILAGTNEFLESPGEHEQ, from the coding sequence ATGGGCGACGATATTCTGTCCCAGGAAGAGGTAGACGCGCTATTACGGGGCGTCTCCGGCGAGGACGAGGACGAGGAGGGCGGGCAGGATGGCCAGGGTGTCCGGGGCTATGACATCGGTCGGCAGGAGCGGATTGTTCGCGGCCGGATGCCGACCCTGGAGATCATCAACGAGCGCTTCGCGCGCAATTTGCGCATTGGCCTGTTCAACTTCCTGAGGCGCAACGCGGAAATTTCGGTCGGCCCGGTCCGGGTGCAGAAATACAGCGAGTTCATCCGCAATCTGGTGGTGCCGACCAACCTGAACCTCGTCCACGTCAAACCGATGCGTGGAACGGGCTTGCTGATTTTCGATCCGGATCTGGTGTTCTTGATCGTCGACAACCTGTTCGGCAGCGACGGCCGCTACCACGTCCGGGTGGAAGGCCGCGATTTCACGCCTACCGAGCAGCGCATCATCCATCGTTTGCTGGAGGTGGTGTTCACCGAGTGCCAGAAGGCATGGGAGCCGGTATACCCGATAGAATTCGTCTACCTGCGCTCGGAAATGAACACCCAGTTCGCCAACATCGCCACGCCTACCGAAGTGGTGGTGGCGATGACTTTTCATATCGAGTTGGGCGCGGGAGGGGGGGACTTCCATATCTGCCTGCCGTATTCCATGGTCGAGCCGATACGCGACCTGCTGTCCAGCACCATGCAGGCCGACCGCACCGAGGTGGACAACCGCTGGGTCAATCTGATGACCCATCAAGTGCAGGCGGCAGAGGTGGAGCTGGTGGCCAGCCTGGCGCACGCCAAGGTGACGCTGGGGCAGATTCTGAATCTGAAGAACGGCGACGTGGTGATGATAGACATACCCGAGCGCGTGGAGGCCGACGTATCCGGCATCCCGGTGTTCGAGGCGAGTTACGGCACGGTGCAGGGCCGCTACGCGTTGAAGGTGGAAAAGATACTGGCGGGGACCAACGAATTTCTGGAGTCCCCCGGAGAGCATGAGCAATGA
- a CDS encoding flagellar basal body-associated FliL family protein has product MSDDKKADKTEKKAGGGGNKLMLLVVLLLVLVLAAVGGMAAYMFTNMNKAGGAQADQVQEKPKKKHEGPPIFEKMDTFVVNLAGNDGSLLQVDMQAQLGDEEAKKKFTDYAPKIRSAVILLLSSKTAAEVSTAEGKVKLKAQVKQIINEAMDSGDEPVVESVLFTSFIIQKQ; this is encoded by the coding sequence ATGTCGGATGATAAAAAGGCGGACAAGACGGAAAAAAAGGCGGGCGGAGGCGGCAACAAGCTGATGCTGCTCGTCGTTCTGCTGCTGGTTCTGGTGCTGGCTGCCGTGGGGGGGATGGCTGCCTACATGTTCACCAATATGAACAAAGCAGGCGGCGCCCAGGCTGATCAGGTTCAGGAGAAACCCAAGAAAAAACATGAAGGCCCCCCGATCTTCGAGAAGATGGACACCTTCGTGGTCAATCTGGCAGGCAACGACGGCAGTCTGCTGCAGGTGGACATGCAGGCGCAACTGGGCGATGAAGAGGCCAAGAAGAAATTCACCGACTACGCGCCCAAGATCCGCAGCGCGGTGATTCTGTTGCTGTCCTCCAAAACGGCGGCGGAAGTCAGCACGGCCGAGGGCAAGGTCAAGCTGAAGGCCCAGGTCAAACAAATCATCAACGAGGCGATGGACTCGGGCGACGAGCCCGTGGTCGAAAGCGTCCTCTTCACATCCTTCATCATCCAGAAGCAGTAG
- a CDS encoding flagellar hook-length control protein FliK, which yields MTIIVNTPAANAGAAATAGSASSAGNAGGAGDLFASLLGIQMSAIGAMLPGLSDGGDGGQPAEEKPTAAKSDDEDASLQAALAMPMLAALQAQPQTMEAKPASPTQDLLGQQAASAKIDPALLLQVATKQSFNWRGEQQKLPDADANAAQFLPLQQLQPQAQQPVHAQAANAALPQLNLSQTLADPNWGKALGEQMLSMVSLKMDKAQIQLNPPQMGPIEVTLKMNGTDQAQVLFTAAVPATREALENNMHRLSSMLSSSGIQLTDSQVSSGNSGRQQQAFQQKKGRDMPVIGEVDGADALSAIKTARGILSIFA from the coding sequence ATGACCATCATCGTCAATACGCCGGCAGCGAACGCTGGCGCGGCGGCAACCGCGGGGAGCGCGTCGTCCGCGGGCAATGCCGGCGGCGCCGGAGATTTGTTCGCCAGCCTGCTTGGCATCCAGATGAGCGCGATTGGCGCGATGCTGCCCGGACTGAGCGATGGCGGCGACGGTGGCCAGCCGGCGGAGGAGAAGCCGACAGCAGCCAAGAGCGACGATGAAGACGCGTCGCTGCAGGCCGCGCTGGCGATGCCCATGCTGGCGGCCTTGCAAGCCCAGCCGCAGACGATGGAGGCGAAGCCCGCATCACCTACTCAGGATTTGCTGGGCCAGCAGGCGGCTTCCGCGAAAATAGATCCCGCGCTGCTGCTGCAAGTGGCGACGAAGCAAAGCTTCAACTGGCGAGGCGAGCAGCAAAAATTGCCGGATGCCGACGCGAACGCCGCGCAATTCTTGCCGCTTCAGCAATTGCAACCTCAGGCGCAGCAACCTGTTCACGCGCAGGCGGCCAATGCCGCCCTTCCCCAGCTGAACCTTTCGCAAACGCTGGCCGACCCCAACTGGGGCAAGGCCTTGGGCGAGCAGATGCTCAGCATGGTCAGCCTGAAGATGGACAAGGCGCAGATTCAGCTCAACCCTCCTCAAATGGGACCGATCGAGGTGACGCTGAAAATGAACGGCACGGACCAGGCGCAAGTATTGTTCACCGCGGCGGTGCCGGCGACGCGCGAGGCGTTGGAAAACAATATGCATCGCTTGAGCTCGATGTTGTCTTCCAGCGGCATCCAGTTGACCGACTCGCAGGTTTCCAGCGGCAATTCCGGGCGGCAGCAACAGGCTTTCCAGCAGAAGAAGGGACGCGACATGCCGGTCATCGGGGAGGTCGATGGCGCGGATGCGTTGAGCGCCATCAAGACCGCGCGTGGCATACTCAGCATCTTTGCTTGA
- the fliJ gene encoding flagellar export protein FliJ, with product MAASKYELLIHLAEERQQAAAERMSLAQNRLAESRARLEQLDAFREEYRQRLVGGSGRGISIVQYQDFRRFLSRLDDAMVQQQQDADRCAQRFVMERQAWQMEYKKFKAYEKLLQREREREAQKEAKRQQKQTDEFATRQFWDRTHGGDA from the coding sequence ATGGCGGCTAGCAAATACGAGTTGTTGATCCATCTCGCCGAAGAGCGCCAGCAGGCGGCGGCGGAGCGAATGAGCCTGGCCCAGAATCGTCTGGCGGAATCGCGCGCGCGGCTGGAGCAATTGGACGCGTTTCGCGAAGAGTATCGCCAGCGTCTGGTCGGCGGGAGCGGGCGAGGCATTTCCATCGTCCAGTATCAGGATTTTCGGCGCTTCCTGTCGCGGCTGGACGATGCCATGGTCCAGCAGCAGCAGGATGCGGATCGTTGCGCGCAGCGTTTCGTGATGGAGCGCCAGGCCTGGCAGATGGAGTACAAGAAGTTCAAGGCCTACGAGAAGCTGTTGCAGCGCGAGCGTGAGCGCGAGGCGCAGAAAGAGGCGAAGCGGCAGCAGAAGCAAACCGACGAATTCGCCACGCGCCAGTTCTGGGATCGGACGCATGGCGGCGATGCTTGA
- the fliI gene encoding flagellar protein export ATPase FliI encodes MSGSLIERQRGWLSACAAAAEAASLWQPCGRLVRVTGMVMEAVGIKLPVGSACRVMLADDHSVEAEVVGFSGDKVFLMPLTNVHGLLPGTPVLPLPSFHPPSYGGGNGLMMAASAAAGRQVPVGASLLGRVLDSLGRPLDGLGPVHPDAWFPLYSQPMNPLHRTPVHDVLDVGVRSINGLLTVGRGQRLGLFAGSGVGKSVLLGMMARFTKADVVVVGLIGERGREVKDFIENILGEEGRARSVVVAAPADMPPLMRLHGAAYATALAEYFRSQGLDVLLLMDSVTRYAMAQREIALAIGEPPVTKGYPPSVFARLPQLIERAGNGEEGGGSITGFYTVLSEGDDQQDPIADSARAILDGHFVLSRDLAEAGHYPAIDIEQSISRVMVDVVPQQQMDLARHFKQLYSRYQRNRDLISVGAYVPGSDPVLDDAMRRQLPMVSFLTQPMHESHDYASCCEQLAGVMA; translated from the coding sequence ATGAGCGGCAGCCTGATTGAGAGACAGAGGGGCTGGTTGTCGGCGTGCGCCGCCGCCGCCGAGGCGGCCAGCTTGTGGCAGCCCTGTGGCCGCCTGGTGCGCGTCACCGGCATGGTGATGGAGGCGGTGGGCATCAAGCTGCCGGTGGGCAGCGCCTGCCGCGTGATGCTGGCTGACGATCACTCGGTTGAGGCGGAAGTGGTGGGGTTTTCCGGCGACAAGGTATTCCTGATGCCGCTCACCAATGTCCATGGGCTGTTGCCTGGCACGCCGGTTTTGCCGTTGCCTTCGTTTCATCCTCCATCCTATGGCGGCGGGAACGGCCTGATGATGGCCGCCAGCGCGGCGGCGGGCCGCCAGGTGCCGGTGGGCGCCAGCCTGCTGGGCAGGGTGTTGGATTCGCTTGGACGACCGCTGGACGGCTTGGGTCCCGTCCATCCCGACGCTTGGTTTCCCCTGTACAGCCAGCCGATGAATCCGCTGCACCGCACCCCGGTGCACGATGTGCTGGATGTCGGCGTGCGGTCGATCAACGGCCTGCTCACGGTCGGGCGCGGTCAGCGCCTGGGTTTGTTCGCCGGCTCCGGCGTCGGCAAGTCGGTGTTGCTGGGCATGATGGCTCGCTTCACCAAGGCCGATGTGGTGGTGGTGGGGCTGATAGGCGAGCGGGGCCGGGAGGTGAAGGATTTCATCGAAAACATCCTGGGCGAGGAGGGGCGGGCCCGCTCGGTGGTGGTGGCCGCTCCGGCCGACATGCCGCCCCTGATGCGTCTGCACGGCGCCGCCTACGCCACTGCGCTGGCCGAATATTTTCGCAGCCAGGGCCTCGATGTGTTGCTGCTGATGGACTCTGTCACCCGTTATGCGATGGCGCAGCGGGAGATCGCGCTGGCCATCGGCGAGCCGCCAGTCACCAAGGGCTACCCGCCATCGGTATTCGCCCGCCTGCCGCAGCTGATAGAGCGCGCCGGCAATGGCGAGGAAGGCGGCGGCTCCATCACCGGGTTCTATACCGTCTTGTCCGAGGGCGATGACCAGCAAGATCCGATAGCCGATTCGGCGCGGGCCATCCTGGACGGGCACTTCGTGTTGTCGCGGGACCTGGCGGAAGCCGGCCACTATCCGGCGATAGACATCGAACAGTCCATCAGCCGGGTGATGGTGGACGTGGTGCCGCAGCAGCAAATGGACTTGGCCCGCCATTTCAAGCAGCTGTACTCCCGTTACCAGCGCAACCGCGACCTGATCAGCGTCGGCGCTTATGTCCCGGGCTCCGATCCGGTGCTGGACGACGCGATGCGCCGCCAGTTGCCCATGGTCAGTTTTCTGACCCAGCCCATGCATGAATCGCATGATTACGCCTCTTGCTGCGAGCAGTTGGCCGGCGTGATGGCCTGA
- a CDS encoding FliH/SctL family protein, which produces MKASSSSGSIIPGEELEGWSSWSPVSLDGFTQALSPAQLVAMAQMRRPGQSLAERIAAAEPDASIPVPLAEAEAQAEQVEQDAPAEPEEVPAALGYPTAAELEAIHQEAWQAGHDAGQEAGRAEGFEQGLQAGREQGAAEARAEQLPRLEEAWQALRSMGADFSAELGRVERELAQDVLKLAWGLAQKLAQQKMAVDEQALLPLLQAALAELPSTLANARLRVHPADLAVARDFLQQEMPETVWQWMEDPQMSRGGCVIDASSVRLDLTLETRLAAMSRALGLESGDERQPD; this is translated from the coding sequence ATGAAGGCCTCATCGAGTAGCGGTTCGATCATTCCCGGAGAGGAGCTGGAAGGCTGGAGCAGTTGGAGCCCAGTCTCTCTCGATGGTTTCACCCAGGCCTTGTCCCCGGCTCAACTGGTGGCGATGGCGCAGATGCGCCGACCCGGCCAGAGTCTTGCCGAGCGCATCGCCGCCGCGGAGCCGGATGCCTCCATTCCGGTGCCCTTGGCGGAGGCTGAAGCCCAGGCCGAGCAAGTCGAGCAGGATGCGCCGGCCGAACCTGAGGAGGTCCCTGCCGCGCTAGGTTATCCCACGGCGGCTGAGCTGGAGGCCATTCATCAAGAGGCTTGGCAGGCCGGGCATGACGCGGGCCAGGAGGCCGGGCGGGCCGAGGGTTTCGAACAGGGTTTGCAGGCGGGCAGGGAGCAAGGCGCGGCCGAGGCGCGCGCCGAGCAGCTGCCTAGGCTGGAAGAGGCCTGGCAGGCCTTGCGGAGCATGGGCGCCGATTTTTCCGCGGAGCTGGGGAGGGTGGAGCGAGAGTTGGCGCAAGATGTGCTGAAGCTGGCCTGGGGGCTGGCCCAGAAGCTCGCGCAACAGAAAATGGCAGTGGACGAGCAGGCGTTGTTGCCGTTGCTGCAGGCGGCGCTGGCGGAATTGCCTTCCACGCTGGCGAATGCTCGCTTGCGCGTTCATCCTGCAGACTTGGCCGTTGCGCGCGATTTTCTGCAGCAGGAGATGCCGGAGACGGTATGGCAGTGGATGGAGGATCCGCAGATGAGCCGCGGCGGCTGCGTGATAGATGCGAGTTCGGTGAGGCTGGATCTGACGCTGGAGACTCGGCTGGCGGCGATGAGCCGCGCGCTGGGGCTGGAGAGTGGCGATGAGCGGCAGCCTGATTGA
- the fliG gene encoding flagellar motor switch protein FliG, translated as MSENGVRKSAVLLFSLGQNEAVEVFKYLGPKEVQKISLAMAAINNLSYEQIDEVVAEFRNECNARASIGASDEYLRNVLIEALGPDKAANLLDKIMQGNDHSGIESLKWMDPSSAADLIRHEHPQIIATILVHLEPDLSSSILAFFPERMRNEVLIRTATLEGVQPQALRELNDVLTQLLSGSDRIKKSASGGVGLTAEILNFMGGNVEASALSFIREYDPELAQRIQDKMFVFENLLDIDDRSIQTILREVQSDSLVIALKGTSTDLKEKIFRNMSQRAAEMLRDDLESKGPVKLSEVEAEQKEILKVVRKLADDGQIVLGSKGGDEGLIE; from the coding sequence ATGAGTGAGAACGGAGTCCGTAAAAGCGCCGTGCTGCTGTTCAGCCTCGGCCAGAACGAAGCGGTAGAGGTATTCAAGTACCTCGGCCCCAAGGAAGTGCAGAAAATCTCGCTGGCGATGGCGGCGATCAACAACCTCAGCTATGAGCAGATCGACGAGGTGGTGGCCGAATTCCGCAACGAGTGCAACGCCCGCGCCAGCATCGGCGCTTCGGACGAATATCTGCGCAACGTGCTGATCGAGGCGCTGGGCCCGGACAAGGCCGCCAACCTGCTGGACAAGATCATGCAGGGCAACGACCACAGCGGCATCGAGAGCCTGAAGTGGATGGACCCGTCCTCCGCCGCCGACTTGATCCGCCACGAGCACCCGCAGATCATCGCCACCATTCTGGTGCATTTGGAGCCGGATCTGTCCAGCTCCATCCTGGCCTTCTTCCCGGAACGGATGCGCAACGAGGTGCTGATCCGGACCGCGACGCTGGAGGGCGTGCAGCCGCAGGCGCTGCGCGAGCTCAACGACGTGCTGACCCAACTGCTGTCCGGCTCCGATCGCATCAAGAAGAGCGCGTCCGGCGGCGTGGGGCTCACGGCGGAAATCCTCAACTTCATGGGCGGGAACGTCGAGGCGTCGGCTCTCAGCTTCATCCGCGAATATGATCCCGAACTGGCCCAGCGGATCCAGGACAAGATGTTCGTGTTCGAAAACTTGCTGGACATCGACGACCGCTCGATCCAGACCATACTTCGCGAAGTTCAGTCCGATTCGCTGGTGATCGCGCTGAAGGGCACCAGCACCGATTTGAAGGAAAAGATCTTCCGCAACATGTCCCAGCGCGCGGCGGAAATGCTGCGCGACGACCTGGAGTCCAAGGGGCCGGTCAAGCTGTCCGAGGTCGAGGCCGAGCAGAAGGAAATTCTCAAGGTGGTGCGCAAGCTCGCCGACGACGGCCAGATCGTGCTAGGCAGCAAGGGCGGCGATGAAGGCCTCATCGAGTAG